The Athene noctua chromosome 11, bAthNoc1.hap1.1, whole genome shotgun sequence genome has a segment encoding these proteins:
- the NHSL2 gene encoding NHS-like protein 2 isoform X6, with protein sequence MEQLHQEAQLNLQSLLQEEYEEQYTESRVTGQTFRATGHLPPDTPPEPSPRPPPAKRLEFVLMPPSRRATEEETAGTTALGARLPDTSLSLPTSPDKQPAWTRAFPLPTVEEKQWHQSCSIQTNIVPINVSGQHFARHASARHSLFNTETAMNPKSTLRRRRTIIGFPNLSLRDQGSANGPTLNTRVPIAESLSCSFVPEATSGGKTPQEISPHQPLSAPLRKTFSDLGARCCQPPATMDSAATPCTSACNGPQGTHFPPSWSTLGYGSPSSPTTSQGKGPPCASPGGSIPSPSPGSPAASFFIATEERAGSNGPGSFSSTVPESPSTSGGGQRCEGREAKVNFLPGGQEEPEPAVEPARLEVERAGCRFRERSLSVPTDSGSLCSVDIAYAETRRGSANYALGYPSASSEGSTSTDNISLGLEPEGQRRRRSKSISLKKAKKKPSPPTRSVSLIKEGQDATAGPSSPLPKDQRPKSLCIPPEPQGHRLVHADPQGSVGREPDGTATPHQWHLTDWKASDPYRSLSSSSTATGTTAIECTKARGSSESLTSPSISRATTPSQLSAEADLKTSSPGRPTGLMSPSSGYSSQSETPTPTVPTSAILGHSPHQVRVRPLVPERKSSLPPTSPMERSPKSRLSFDLPLTPPAHLDLSGLKISLKGKTKVSRHHSDSTFGTKLAQKTSPITPIMPVVTQSDLRSVRLRSISRSEPEDNADGPDHAEELSRGPCLGPERKVKPPVAEKPPLAKRPPIILPKPPPLREEGPLSPTSPPGAATKEKGLPQDGFVVLRKGEWRRSPGDSPLPLTLAGPRRLSQGSLEDEPRPEWSGASEGERRKAKVPPPVPKKPSVLYLPLAPTPAHLGAGMGDQPPTPSPIITLDTDPTCCDPDAEEPPSPEALGTAQASDHSSEQGSSGEAGTEEKSFVSDKTADSIAEEDDDVFVTSRTTEDLFTVIHRSKRKVLGRKEPGDTFGSRPNSHSPVKTSGSPTSDSPAVAGSTGKSSSRNEDFKALLQKKSSKTSPGTRPSAAELLKTTNPLARRVMMEFAPELDGANSPKSQP encoded by the exons ATGGAGCAGCTGCACCAGGAGGCCCAGCTCAACCTCCAGAGCTTGCTGCAAG AGGAGTATGAGGAGCAGTACACCGAGAGCAGGGTCACCGGGCAGACCTTCCGTGCCACCGGCcacctgccccccgacaccccccctgAGCCGTCGCCGCGACCCCCGCCTGCTAAGCGCCTTGAGTTTGTGCTTATG CCCCCAAGCCGGCGAGCAACCGAAGAGGAGACTGCTGGCACAACTGCACTCGGTGCTCGGCTGCCCGACACCTCCCTGAGCCTCCCTACCAGCCCAGACAAGCAGCCAGCCTGGACCAGGGCCTTCCCCCTGCCCACCGTGGAGGAGAAGCAGTGGCACCAGTCCTGCTCCATCCAAACCAACATCGTCCCCATCAATGTCTCGG GGCAGCACTTTGCTAGGCACGCGAGTGCTCGTCACTCCCTGTTTAACACAGAGACCGCGATGAACCCCAAGTCCACCCTGCGGCGTAGACGGACCATTATCGGATTCCCTAACCTGTCCCTGCGAGACCAAG GCAGTGCCAACGGCCCCACACTCAACACACGTGTGCCCATTGCCGAGTCCCTCTCCTGCAGCTTCGTGCCTGAGGCCACAAGTGGGGGGAAGACACCCCAGGAGAtcagtccccaccagcccctctctgccccgCTGAGGAAGACCTTCAGTGATCTCGGTGCCCGCTGCTGCCAGCCACCCGCCACCATGGACAGTGCGGCCACCCCCTGCACCAGTGCTTGCAACGGGCCGCAGGGCACCCACTTCCCCCCATCCTGGAGTACCCTGGGCTACGGGAGCCCTTCCAGCCCCACCACCAGCCAGGGCAAGGGGCCCCCCTGTGCCTCTCCAGGTGGCTCCATCCCATCACCCAGCCCAGGCTCACCCGCTGCCTCCTTCTTCATTGCCACAGAGGAGCGTGCAGGCAGCAATGGGCCTGGCTCCTTTTCCAGCACAGTGCCTGAGTCTCCCTCCACCTCCGGGGGTGGCCAGAGGTGTGAGGGCCGAGAAGCCAAGGTGAACTTCTTGCCAggaggccaggaggagccggagCCAGCTGTGGAGCCAGCACGGCTGGAGGTGGAGCGGGCAGGGTGCCGGTTCCGCGAGCGGTCGCTGTCAGTGCCCACTGACTCGGGCTCCCTCTGCTCGGTGGACATTGCGTACGCTGAGACCCGGCGGGGCAGTGCCAACTACGCCCTGGGCTACCCCAGCGCCAGCTCTGAGGGCAGCACCAGCACTGACAACATCTCCCTGGGGCTGGAGCCAGAGggccagcggcggcggcgctccaAGAGCATCTCCCTCAAGAAGGCGAAGAAGAAGCCCTCGCCGCCCACACGCAGCGTCTCTCTGATTAAAGAGGGGCAGGATGCCACCGCGGGGCCCAGCTCACCACTGCCCAAGGATCAGCGACCCAAGAGCCTGTGCATCCCACCGGAGCCCCAGGGGCACCGGCTGGTGCATGCTGACCCCCAGGGGAGCGTGGGGAGGGAGCCCGACGGCACGGCTACCCCCCACCAGTGGCATCTCACGGACTGGAAGGCCAGCGATCCCTACCGGTCCCTCTCCAGCTCAAGCACAGCCACAGGGACCACAGCCATCGAATGCACCAAGGCACGGGGCAGCTCTGAGTCCCTCACATCCCCCTCCATCTCCAGGGCCACGACGCCTTCCCAGCTCTCCGCCGAAGCAGACCTCAAGACCTCCTCCCCAGGCAGGCCCACTGGGCTGATGTCCCCATCCAGCGGGTACTCCAGCCAGTCGGAAACCCCAACGCCCACCGTCCCCACCTCTGCCATCCTTGGGCACTCCCCGCACCAGGTGCGGGTGAGGCCACTTGTCCCTGAGAGGAAGTCCTCActgccccccacatcccccatgGAGAGGAGCCCCAAGTCCAGGCTGTCCTTCGACCTGCCGCTCACGCCACCCGCCCACCTCGACCTCTCAGGGCTGAAAATCTCCCTGAAAGGGAAGACGAAGGTCAGCCGGCACCACTCCGACTCCACCTTTGGCACCAAGCTGGCCCAGAAGACCAGCCCCATCACACCCATCATGCCGGTGGTCACACAGTCCGACCTGCGCTCCGTCCGCCTCCGCTCCATCAGCCGCTCGGAGCCAGAGGACAATGCTGATGGACCAGATCACGCTGAGGAGCTGTCGCGCGGTCCCTGCCTGGGGCCAGAGAGGAAGGTGAAGCCACCTGTGGCAGAGAAGCCACCACTGGCCAAGCGGCCCCCGATCATCCTGCCCAAGCCCCCACCTCTGCGGGAGGAGGGTCCCCTGTCCCCCACGTCCCCACCAGGTGCCGCCACCAAGGAGAAGGGGCTGCCTCAGGATGGCTTCGTGGTGCTGCGGAAAGGGGAGTGGAGGAGGAGCCCGGGGGACTCCCCCTTGCCCCTGACCCTGGCAGGACCCCGGCGGCTCTCGCAGGGCAGCCTGGAGGATGAGCCACGGCCAGAGTGGAGTGGTGCCAGCGAGGGGGAGCGGAGGAAGGCCAAGGTGCCGCCGCCAGTGCCCAAAAAACCCAGCGTGCTCTACCTGCCGCTCGCCCCAACCCCGGCACATCTGGGAGCTGGCATGGGGGACCAgccacccacccccagccccatcaTCACGCTGGACACTGACCCTACCTGCTGCGACCCTGACGCTGAGGAGCCGCCGTCCCCAGAGGCCCTGGGCACAGCACAAGCCAGTGACCACTCCTCAGAGCAAG GCAGCTCAGGGGAGGctggcacagaggaaaaaagcttCGTCAGCGACAAGACGGCTGACTCCATCGCAGAGGAGGACGACGATGTGTTCGTGACATCCCGCACCACAGAGGATCTCTTCACTGTGATCCACAG GtcgaagaggaaggtcttgggcCGGAAAGAGCCTGGTGACACCTTTGGCAGCCGGCCCAACTCCCACTCACCTGTAAAGACTTCAGGCTCCCCAACCAGCGATTCTCCAGCAGTAGCAGGCAGCACCGGGAAGTCCTCCAGCAGGAATGAAGACTTTAAAGCCCTGCTCCAGAAGAAGAGCAGCAAAACCAGCCCCGGTACCCGGCCATCTGCTGCTGAACTGCTCAAGACCACAAACCCACTGGCTCGGAGGGTCATGATGGAATTTGCCCCTGAGCTCGACGGTGCAAACAGTCCCAAAAGCCAGCCCTAA
- the NHSL2 gene encoding NHS-like protein 2 isoform X4, which produces MVTRWSLAARVWLAATSNLDLENKKAAHTKLSWQQPVNVFLASGRPPGMEQLHQEAQLNLQSLLQEEYEEQYTESRVTGQTFRATGHLPPDTPPEPSPRPPPAKRLEFVLMPPSRRATEEETAGTTALGARLPDTSLSLPTSPDKQPAWTRAFPLPTVEEKQWHQSCSIQTNIVPINVSGQHFARHASARHSLFNTETAMNPKSTLRRRRTIIGFPNLSLRDQGSANGPTLNTRVPIAESLSCSFVPEATSGGKTPQEISPHQPLSAPLRKTFSDLGARCCQPPATMDSAATPCTSACNGPQGTHFPPSWSTLGYGSPSSPTTSQGKGPPCASPGGSIPSPSPGSPAASFFIATEERAGSNGPGSFSSTVPESPSTSGGGQRCEGREAKVNFLPGGQEEPEPAVEPARLEVERAGCRFRERSLSVPTDSGSLCSVDIAYAETRRGSANYALGYPSASSEGSTSTDNISLGLEPEGQRRRRSKSISLKKAKKKPSPPTRSVSLIKEGQDATAGPSSPLPKDQRPKSLCIPPEPQGHRLVHADPQGSVGREPDGTATPHQWHLTDWKASDPYRSLSSSSTATGTTAIECTKARGSSESLTSPSISRATTPSQLSAEADLKTSSPGRPTGLMSPSSGYSSQSETPTPTVPTSAILGHSPHQVRVRPLVPERKSSLPPTSPMERSPKSRLSFDLPLTPPAHLDLSGLKISLKGKTKVSRHHSDSTFGTKLAQKTSPITPIMPVVTQSDLRSVRLRSISRSEPEDNADGPDHAEELSRGPCLGPERKVKPPVAEKPPLAKRPPIILPKPPPLREEGPLSPTSPPGAATKEKGLPQDGFVVLRKGEWRRSPGDSPLPLTLAGPRRLSQGSLEDEPRPEWSGASEGERRKAKVPPPVPKKPSVLYLPLAPTPAHLGAGMGDQPPTPSPIITLDTDPTCCDPDAEEPPSPEALGTAQASDHSSEQGSSGEAGTEEKSFVSDKTADSIAEEDDDVFVTSRTTEDLFTVIHRSKRKVLGRKEPGDTFGSRPNSHSPVKTSGSPTSDSPAVAGSTGKSSSRNEDFKALLQKKSSKTSPGTRPSAAELLKTTNPLARRVMMEFAPELDGANSPKSQP; this is translated from the exons CCACCTCTAACCTGGACCTCGAGAACAAGAAAGCCGCCCACACCAAGCTGTCATGGCAGCAGCCAGTGAATGTCTTCCTGGCATCTGGGCGCCCGCCGGGCATGGAGCAGCTGCACCAGGAGGCCCAGCTCAACCTCCAGAGCTTGCTGCAAG AGGAGTATGAGGAGCAGTACACCGAGAGCAGGGTCACCGGGCAGACCTTCCGTGCCACCGGCcacctgccccccgacaccccccctgAGCCGTCGCCGCGACCCCCGCCTGCTAAGCGCCTTGAGTTTGTGCTTATG CCCCCAAGCCGGCGAGCAACCGAAGAGGAGACTGCTGGCACAACTGCACTCGGTGCTCGGCTGCCCGACACCTCCCTGAGCCTCCCTACCAGCCCAGACAAGCAGCCAGCCTGGACCAGGGCCTTCCCCCTGCCCACCGTGGAGGAGAAGCAGTGGCACCAGTCCTGCTCCATCCAAACCAACATCGTCCCCATCAATGTCTCGG GGCAGCACTTTGCTAGGCACGCGAGTGCTCGTCACTCCCTGTTTAACACAGAGACCGCGATGAACCCCAAGTCCACCCTGCGGCGTAGACGGACCATTATCGGATTCCCTAACCTGTCCCTGCGAGACCAAG GCAGTGCCAACGGCCCCACACTCAACACACGTGTGCCCATTGCCGAGTCCCTCTCCTGCAGCTTCGTGCCTGAGGCCACAAGTGGGGGGAAGACACCCCAGGAGAtcagtccccaccagcccctctctgccccgCTGAGGAAGACCTTCAGTGATCTCGGTGCCCGCTGCTGCCAGCCACCCGCCACCATGGACAGTGCGGCCACCCCCTGCACCAGTGCTTGCAACGGGCCGCAGGGCACCCACTTCCCCCCATCCTGGAGTACCCTGGGCTACGGGAGCCCTTCCAGCCCCACCACCAGCCAGGGCAAGGGGCCCCCCTGTGCCTCTCCAGGTGGCTCCATCCCATCACCCAGCCCAGGCTCACCCGCTGCCTCCTTCTTCATTGCCACAGAGGAGCGTGCAGGCAGCAATGGGCCTGGCTCCTTTTCCAGCACAGTGCCTGAGTCTCCCTCCACCTCCGGGGGTGGCCAGAGGTGTGAGGGCCGAGAAGCCAAGGTGAACTTCTTGCCAggaggccaggaggagccggagCCAGCTGTGGAGCCAGCACGGCTGGAGGTGGAGCGGGCAGGGTGCCGGTTCCGCGAGCGGTCGCTGTCAGTGCCCACTGACTCGGGCTCCCTCTGCTCGGTGGACATTGCGTACGCTGAGACCCGGCGGGGCAGTGCCAACTACGCCCTGGGCTACCCCAGCGCCAGCTCTGAGGGCAGCACCAGCACTGACAACATCTCCCTGGGGCTGGAGCCAGAGggccagcggcggcggcgctccaAGAGCATCTCCCTCAAGAAGGCGAAGAAGAAGCCCTCGCCGCCCACACGCAGCGTCTCTCTGATTAAAGAGGGGCAGGATGCCACCGCGGGGCCCAGCTCACCACTGCCCAAGGATCAGCGACCCAAGAGCCTGTGCATCCCACCGGAGCCCCAGGGGCACCGGCTGGTGCATGCTGACCCCCAGGGGAGCGTGGGGAGGGAGCCCGACGGCACGGCTACCCCCCACCAGTGGCATCTCACGGACTGGAAGGCCAGCGATCCCTACCGGTCCCTCTCCAGCTCAAGCACAGCCACAGGGACCACAGCCATCGAATGCACCAAGGCACGGGGCAGCTCTGAGTCCCTCACATCCCCCTCCATCTCCAGGGCCACGACGCCTTCCCAGCTCTCCGCCGAAGCAGACCTCAAGACCTCCTCCCCAGGCAGGCCCACTGGGCTGATGTCCCCATCCAGCGGGTACTCCAGCCAGTCGGAAACCCCAACGCCCACCGTCCCCACCTCTGCCATCCTTGGGCACTCCCCGCACCAGGTGCGGGTGAGGCCACTTGTCCCTGAGAGGAAGTCCTCActgccccccacatcccccatgGAGAGGAGCCCCAAGTCCAGGCTGTCCTTCGACCTGCCGCTCACGCCACCCGCCCACCTCGACCTCTCAGGGCTGAAAATCTCCCTGAAAGGGAAGACGAAGGTCAGCCGGCACCACTCCGACTCCACCTTTGGCACCAAGCTGGCCCAGAAGACCAGCCCCATCACACCCATCATGCCGGTGGTCACACAGTCCGACCTGCGCTCCGTCCGCCTCCGCTCCATCAGCCGCTCGGAGCCAGAGGACAATGCTGATGGACCAGATCACGCTGAGGAGCTGTCGCGCGGTCCCTGCCTGGGGCCAGAGAGGAAGGTGAAGCCACCTGTGGCAGAGAAGCCACCACTGGCCAAGCGGCCCCCGATCATCCTGCCCAAGCCCCCACCTCTGCGGGAGGAGGGTCCCCTGTCCCCCACGTCCCCACCAGGTGCCGCCACCAAGGAGAAGGGGCTGCCTCAGGATGGCTTCGTGGTGCTGCGGAAAGGGGAGTGGAGGAGGAGCCCGGGGGACTCCCCCTTGCCCCTGACCCTGGCAGGACCCCGGCGGCTCTCGCAGGGCAGCCTGGAGGATGAGCCACGGCCAGAGTGGAGTGGTGCCAGCGAGGGGGAGCGGAGGAAGGCCAAGGTGCCGCCGCCAGTGCCCAAAAAACCCAGCGTGCTCTACCTGCCGCTCGCCCCAACCCCGGCACATCTGGGAGCTGGCATGGGGGACCAgccacccacccccagccccatcaTCACGCTGGACACTGACCCTACCTGCTGCGACCCTGACGCTGAGGAGCCGCCGTCCCCAGAGGCCCTGGGCACAGCACAAGCCAGTGACCACTCCTCAGAGCAAG GCAGCTCAGGGGAGGctggcacagaggaaaaaagcttCGTCAGCGACAAGACGGCTGACTCCATCGCAGAGGAGGACGACGATGTGTTCGTGACATCCCGCACCACAGAGGATCTCTTCACTGTGATCCACAG GtcgaagaggaaggtcttgggcCGGAAAGAGCCTGGTGACACCTTTGGCAGCCGGCCCAACTCCCACTCACCTGTAAAGACTTCAGGCTCCCCAACCAGCGATTCTCCAGCAGTAGCAGGCAGCACCGGGAAGTCCTCCAGCAGGAATGAAGACTTTAAAGCCCTGCTCCAGAAGAAGAGCAGCAAAACCAGCCCCGGTACCCGGCCATCTGCTGCTGAACTGCTCAAGACCACAAACCCACTGGCTCGGAGGGTCATGATGGAATTTGCCCCTGAGCTCGACGGTGCAAACAGTCCCAAAAGCCAGCCCTAA
- the NHSL2 gene encoding NHS-like protein 2 isoform X1, translating to MGNAQRKAPRSQRRGRMRSATATSNLDLENKKAAHTKLSWQQPVNVFLASGRPPGMEQLHQEAQLNLQSLLQEEYEEQYTESRVTGQTFRATGHLPPDTPPEPSPRPPPAKRLEFVLMPPSRRATEEETAGTTALGARLPDTSLSLPTSPDKQPAWTRAFPLPTVEEKQWHQSCSIQTNIVPINVSGQHFARHASARHSLFNTETAMNPKSTLRRRRTIIGFPNLSLRDQGSANGPTLNTRVPIAESLSCSFVPEATSGGKTPQEISPHQPLSAPLRKTFSDLGARCCQPPATMDSAATPCTSACNGPQGTHFPPSWSTLGYGSPSSPTTSQGKGPPCASPGGSIPSPSPGSPAASFFIATEERAGSNGPGSFSSTVPESPSTSGGGQRCEGREAKVNFLPGGQEEPEPAVEPARLEVERAGCRFRERSLSVPTDSGSLCSVDIAYAETRRGSANYALGYPSASSEGSTSTDNISLGLEPEGQRRRRSKSISLKKAKKKPSPPTRSVSLIKEGQDATAGPSSPLPKDQRPKSLCIPPEPQGHRLVHADPQGSVGREPDGTATPHQWHLTDWKASDPYRSLSSSSTATGTTAIECTKARGSSESLTSPSISRATTPSQLSAEADLKTSSPGRPTGLMSPSSGYSSQSETPTPTVPTSAILGHSPHQVRVRPLVPERKSSLPPTSPMERSPKSRLSFDLPLTPPAHLDLSGLKISLKGKTKVSRHHSDSTFGTKLAQKTSPITPIMPVVTQSDLRSVRLRSISRSEPEDNADGPDHAEELSRGPCLGPERKVKPPVAEKPPLAKRPPIILPKPPPLREEGPLSPTSPPGAATKEKGLPQDGFVVLRKGEWRRSPGDSPLPLTLAGPRRLSQGSLEDEPRPEWSGASEGERRKAKVPPPVPKKPSVLYLPLAPTPAHLGAGMGDQPPTPSPIITLDTDPTCCDPDAEEPPSPEALGTAQASDHSSEQGSSGEAGTEEKSFVSDKTADSIAEEDDDVFVTSRTTEDLFTVIHRSKRKVLGRKEPGDTFGSRPNSHSPVKTSGSPTSDSPAVAGSTGKSSSRNEDFKALLQKKSSKTSPGTRPSAAELLKTTNPLARRVMMEFAPELDGANSPKSQP from the exons ATGGGCAACGCGCAGCGGAAGGCGCCGCGCAGCCAGCGGCGGGGCAGGATGCGCTCAGCAACAG CCACCTCTAACCTGGACCTCGAGAACAAGAAAGCCGCCCACACCAAGCTGTCATGGCAGCAGCCAGTGAATGTCTTCCTGGCATCTGGGCGCCCGCCGGGCATGGAGCAGCTGCACCAGGAGGCCCAGCTCAACCTCCAGAGCTTGCTGCAAG AGGAGTATGAGGAGCAGTACACCGAGAGCAGGGTCACCGGGCAGACCTTCCGTGCCACCGGCcacctgccccccgacaccccccctgAGCCGTCGCCGCGACCCCCGCCTGCTAAGCGCCTTGAGTTTGTGCTTATG CCCCCAAGCCGGCGAGCAACCGAAGAGGAGACTGCTGGCACAACTGCACTCGGTGCTCGGCTGCCCGACACCTCCCTGAGCCTCCCTACCAGCCCAGACAAGCAGCCAGCCTGGACCAGGGCCTTCCCCCTGCCCACCGTGGAGGAGAAGCAGTGGCACCAGTCCTGCTCCATCCAAACCAACATCGTCCCCATCAATGTCTCGG GGCAGCACTTTGCTAGGCACGCGAGTGCTCGTCACTCCCTGTTTAACACAGAGACCGCGATGAACCCCAAGTCCACCCTGCGGCGTAGACGGACCATTATCGGATTCCCTAACCTGTCCCTGCGAGACCAAG GCAGTGCCAACGGCCCCACACTCAACACACGTGTGCCCATTGCCGAGTCCCTCTCCTGCAGCTTCGTGCCTGAGGCCACAAGTGGGGGGAAGACACCCCAGGAGAtcagtccccaccagcccctctctgccccgCTGAGGAAGACCTTCAGTGATCTCGGTGCCCGCTGCTGCCAGCCACCCGCCACCATGGACAGTGCGGCCACCCCCTGCACCAGTGCTTGCAACGGGCCGCAGGGCACCCACTTCCCCCCATCCTGGAGTACCCTGGGCTACGGGAGCCCTTCCAGCCCCACCACCAGCCAGGGCAAGGGGCCCCCCTGTGCCTCTCCAGGTGGCTCCATCCCATCACCCAGCCCAGGCTCACCCGCTGCCTCCTTCTTCATTGCCACAGAGGAGCGTGCAGGCAGCAATGGGCCTGGCTCCTTTTCCAGCACAGTGCCTGAGTCTCCCTCCACCTCCGGGGGTGGCCAGAGGTGTGAGGGCCGAGAAGCCAAGGTGAACTTCTTGCCAggaggccaggaggagccggagCCAGCTGTGGAGCCAGCACGGCTGGAGGTGGAGCGGGCAGGGTGCCGGTTCCGCGAGCGGTCGCTGTCAGTGCCCACTGACTCGGGCTCCCTCTGCTCGGTGGACATTGCGTACGCTGAGACCCGGCGGGGCAGTGCCAACTACGCCCTGGGCTACCCCAGCGCCAGCTCTGAGGGCAGCACCAGCACTGACAACATCTCCCTGGGGCTGGAGCCAGAGggccagcggcggcggcgctccaAGAGCATCTCCCTCAAGAAGGCGAAGAAGAAGCCCTCGCCGCCCACACGCAGCGTCTCTCTGATTAAAGAGGGGCAGGATGCCACCGCGGGGCCCAGCTCACCACTGCCCAAGGATCAGCGACCCAAGAGCCTGTGCATCCCACCGGAGCCCCAGGGGCACCGGCTGGTGCATGCTGACCCCCAGGGGAGCGTGGGGAGGGAGCCCGACGGCACGGCTACCCCCCACCAGTGGCATCTCACGGACTGGAAGGCCAGCGATCCCTACCGGTCCCTCTCCAGCTCAAGCACAGCCACAGGGACCACAGCCATCGAATGCACCAAGGCACGGGGCAGCTCTGAGTCCCTCACATCCCCCTCCATCTCCAGGGCCACGACGCCTTCCCAGCTCTCCGCCGAAGCAGACCTCAAGACCTCCTCCCCAGGCAGGCCCACTGGGCTGATGTCCCCATCCAGCGGGTACTCCAGCCAGTCGGAAACCCCAACGCCCACCGTCCCCACCTCTGCCATCCTTGGGCACTCCCCGCACCAGGTGCGGGTGAGGCCACTTGTCCCTGAGAGGAAGTCCTCActgccccccacatcccccatgGAGAGGAGCCCCAAGTCCAGGCTGTCCTTCGACCTGCCGCTCACGCCACCCGCCCACCTCGACCTCTCAGGGCTGAAAATCTCCCTGAAAGGGAAGACGAAGGTCAGCCGGCACCACTCCGACTCCACCTTTGGCACCAAGCTGGCCCAGAAGACCAGCCCCATCACACCCATCATGCCGGTGGTCACACAGTCCGACCTGCGCTCCGTCCGCCTCCGCTCCATCAGCCGCTCGGAGCCAGAGGACAATGCTGATGGACCAGATCACGCTGAGGAGCTGTCGCGCGGTCCCTGCCTGGGGCCAGAGAGGAAGGTGAAGCCACCTGTGGCAGAGAAGCCACCACTGGCCAAGCGGCCCCCGATCATCCTGCCCAAGCCCCCACCTCTGCGGGAGGAGGGTCCCCTGTCCCCCACGTCCCCACCAGGTGCCGCCACCAAGGAGAAGGGGCTGCCTCAGGATGGCTTCGTGGTGCTGCGGAAAGGGGAGTGGAGGAGGAGCCCGGGGGACTCCCCCTTGCCCCTGACCCTGGCAGGACCCCGGCGGCTCTCGCAGGGCAGCCTGGAGGATGAGCCACGGCCAGAGTGGAGTGGTGCCAGCGAGGGGGAGCGGAGGAAGGCCAAGGTGCCGCCGCCAGTGCCCAAAAAACCCAGCGTGCTCTACCTGCCGCTCGCCCCAACCCCGGCACATCTGGGAGCTGGCATGGGGGACCAgccacccacccccagccccatcaTCACGCTGGACACTGACCCTACCTGCTGCGACCCTGACGCTGAGGAGCCGCCGTCCCCAGAGGCCCTGGGCACAGCACAAGCCAGTGACCACTCCTCAGAGCAAG GCAGCTCAGGGGAGGctggcacagaggaaaaaagcttCGTCAGCGACAAGACGGCTGACTCCATCGCAGAGGAGGACGACGATGTGTTCGTGACATCCCGCACCACAGAGGATCTCTTCACTGTGATCCACAG GtcgaagaggaaggtcttgggcCGGAAAGAGCCTGGTGACACCTTTGGCAGCCGGCCCAACTCCCACTCACCTGTAAAGACTTCAGGCTCCCCAACCAGCGATTCTCCAGCAGTAGCAGGCAGCACCGGGAAGTCCTCCAGCAGGAATGAAGACTTTAAAGCCCTGCTCCAGAAGAAGAGCAGCAAAACCAGCCCCGGTACCCGGCCATCTGCTGCTGAACTGCTCAAGACCACAAACCCACTGGCTCGGAGGGTCATGATGGAATTTGCCCCTGAGCTCGACGGTGCAAACAGTCCCAAAAGCCAGCCCTAA